GAACAGGTCTATAACGAAATCCGCGAGGCGCGGGAAAGTGATCCTGACTATTTGCCGCAGGGCGAATGGGCTACTGAATTGCGTAAAGCCGACTGGAGCAAAGTCGTCCGCTTAAGCTCGCAAGTGCTACAGAAAGAAAGCAAGGATTTGCAGGTGGCCTGCTGGCTTATTGAAGGTCTGAGCCATCAGCACGGGATCAGCGGCCTGCTGGGCGGTATCGGTTTTCTGATACCGTTTATACAAAATTACTGGCAAAACGGCTGGCCGGAGATGGATGAGGACGGCGCGGTAATCCGCCACGGCATGATCAATCGCCTGGATCGCCAGCTGGCGCAGATGATGCATTGTCATCCTCTGTTCGGGCAGCCGGAAAGCACACTGGATCACTGGCGTAAGGTGCTCGCCTATGAACACCGGGTGACGATGAAACCAGATAGCGCTGCCGAACGAGGCAGTGACGATGATTTCTCTATGGATACGTTCAACCGCTGGGCCGCCACACTGGATCCGCAGAAAGTTATCGCGCAGAACGAGGCGTTAACCCAACTGGAGACCACGCTGGATACGCTTGAAGCCCTCTATGGTCAGCTGAATCCGCAGGCCGATTCTCTGGCGATGGGGCAGATGCGCAGTGCAACCGCTGAAATGCAGGAATTTGTGAAACGCCTGTTTGACCGTGCGGCACCGGCTTATGACGACGTGATGACCCTTAACGTATTAACGCCTGACGAAGATGAGCAGGGCACTGACGTCAGCTCACTGATGAATAACACTAAAAAACAAACGATGTCACGGGATCTGGCCATCAGCCAGATGCTGACCATTGCCCATTTTTTCCGCCAGACCGAACCGTCAAGCCCCGTCCCTTTTCTGATGGAGCGTGCGGCGCGCTGGGCAGCGATGACACTGACGGAATGGCTGGAAGAGATGTTGCAGGACGACAGCAGTATGCGTGATATCAACAAAGTACTGAAAGGGCACGGCAGAGAATGAGGTGGAAAACAGGACTGACCACACTGATGCTCGGTGTCATGCTGCTGACAGGTTGTGCGTCTG
This genomic interval from Rahnella aquatilis CIP 78.65 = ATCC 33071 contains the following:
- the tssA gene encoding type VI secretion system protein TssA, yielding MIMNFEPLFAPVSAEQPAGRNMEYEQVYNEIREARESDPDYLPQGEWATELRKADWSKVVRLSSQVLQKESKDLQVACWLIEGLSHQHGISGLLGGIGFLIPFIQNYWQNGWPEMDEDGAVIRHGMINRLDRQLAQMMHCHPLFGQPESTLDHWRKVLAYEHRVTMKPDSAAERGSDDDFSMDTFNRWAATLDPQKVIAQNEALTQLETTLDTLEALYGQLNPQADSLAMGQMRSATAEMQEFVKRLFDRAAPAYDDVMTLNVLTPDEDEQGTDVSSLMNNTKKQTMSRDLAISQMLTIAHFFRQTEPSSPVPFLMERAARWAAMTLTEWLEEMLQDDSSMRDINKVLKGHGRE